The Mytilus trossulus isolate FHL-02 chromosome 3, PNRI_Mtr1.1.1.hap1, whole genome shotgun sequence genome contains a region encoding:
- the LOC134710642 gene encoding uncharacterized protein K02A2.6-like, protein MEKLGIVEKVEQPTEWVSSIVIVEKADGKLRICLDPKDLNRAIKREHFILPRQEEITAKLAGAKYFSKLDASSGFWNIKLDEESSNLCAFNTPFGRFKFLRLPFGIKSASEVFHKAVCKILHGLNGVESFIDDILVWGCTKEEHDKRLKEVLERIRTANLKLRRDKCEMGISEVTYFGHRYTREGLKIDDNKVKAITEMKSPTTKKELERFFGMVTYIAKFVPNFSSNTAVLRDLLKKDVPFQWDDNRDKTFKDLKTLITNSPVLRYFNSTKPVKLSVDASQNGLGAVLLQKELPIEYASRALTTSQKNWAQIEKELYAIVFGCERFHQYVYGRTIEVETDHKPLEAIFKKPLVNAPPRIQKLMLRLQKYDINVVYKPGKLMYISDTLSRAYLHEFDNSCDKDIDAQVHLLVKHVSVSESKMDEFRRETDCDDALTELKKTVKDGWPESKSEINDKIKPYWDYREEIHEAQGLVFKGEKIVVPFALRKEMLQRIHEGHQGIERCKNRARDVLFWPAMSKQIEDIVQRCEICKRFQNSNAKEPMIKAELPSRPWEKVATDVFDFKNRQYLLIVDYYSKFFEVSILNNLTSDTVMMNMKSIFARHGIPEVLVSDNARYYTSSKFQEFAKSWEFKHITSSPRYQQSNGLAERTVQTVKQLLKKADYEGKDPYMSILNFRNTPLDSDMPSPSQLLMGRRCKTKLPITKKLLRTEVPENAKKTFVKKQEKQKLYYDKKTKELSKLNVNDNVYVQREKRWEPAVVVQKTDNSRSYIVKTENDKLYRRNRKHLMENKNNVVIENDDLDTEPIVQPNTVQNEVNDYNRTRSGRMEVKTNPYNYDAWFDYLRLLEADGNTEQIRETYERATANLPPSKVRL, encoded by the exons ATGGAAAAATTAGGCATTGTGGAAAAAGTGGAACAACCTACTGAATGGGTTAGTTCAATAGTAATTGTAGAAAAGGCAGATGGTAAATTAAGGATATGTTTGGATCCTAAAGATCTTAATCGAGCAATAAAGAGAGAACATTTCATATTGCCGAGACAGGAAGAAATAACCGCTAAGTTAGCAGGAGCAAAATATTTTAGTAAGCTTGATGCTTCAAGTGGATTTTGGAACATCAAATTAGACGAGGAAAGTTCTAATTTATGTGCATTCAATACACCATTCGGAAGATTTAAGTTCTTAAGATTACCGTTTGGAATCAAATCTGCTAGCGAAGTGTTTCACAAAGCCGTATGCAAAATTCTTCATGGATTAAATGGTGTCGAATCATTTATCGATGATATATTAGTGTGGGGATGTACAAAAGAAGAGCACGACAAGAGATTAAAAGAGGTTCTAGAACGAATCCGTACCGCAAATTTGAAGTTAAGGCGTGATAAATGTGAAATGGGAATTTCTGAAGTGACATATTTCGGTCACAGGTATACACGAGAAGGATTGAAAATCGACGACAACAAAGTGAAAGCGATAACCGAAATGAAATCACCGACCACCAAAAAAGAACTTGAACGATTTTTTGGAATGGTGACGTATATAGCAAAATTCGTACCAAATTTCTCATCAAACACAGCAGTATTGAGGGATTTACTGAAAAAGGATGTACCGTTTCAATGGGACGATAATCGTGATAAAACATTCAAAGATCTGAAAACATTGATCACAAACTCTCCAGTGCTTAGATATTTCAACAGTACAAAGCCAGTGAAGTTATCCGTAGATGCATCACAAAATGGACTAGGTGCTGTACTATTACAGAAAGAGTTGCCAATCGAATATGCATCGAGGGCATTGACTACATCGCAGAAAAATTGGGCACAAATAGAAAAAGAGCTATACGCCATCGTATTCGGGTGTGAAAGATTTCATCAGTATGTATACGGAAGGACAATTGAGGTAGAAACAGACCATAAACCTCTAGAAGCAATATTCAAAAAGCCACTAGTAAACGCGCCTCCCAGAATACAAAAACTTATGTTACGATTACAGAAGTATGACATTAATGTAGTGTACAAACCAGGAAAATTGATGTACATATCAGACACTTTGTCAAGAGCTTACCTTCATGAGTTCGACAACTCATGTGACAAGGACATAGATGCACAAGTACATTTATTGGTAAAACATGTGTCCGTATCAGAGTCAAAAATGGATGAATTCCGAAGAGAAACAGACTGTGACGATGCATTAACAGAGCTAAAGAAAACTGTAAAGGACGGATGGCCCGAGAGCAAGTCCGAAATAAAcgacaaaattaaaccatattgGGACTACAGAGAAGAAATTCATGAAGCACAAGGATTAGTGTTCAAAGGAGAAAAAATCGTAGTGCCGTTTGCTTTAAGAAAAGAAATGCTGCAGAGAATTCACGAGGGGCACCAAGGCATAGAAAGATGTAAAAACAGAGCAAGGGATGTTTTGTTCTGGCCCGCAATGTCAAAACAAATAGAAGACATTGTCCAAAGGTGTGAGATATGCAAGCGATTTCAGAACTCAAATGCAAAAGAACCAATGATTAAAGCCGAATTACCATCGCGACCGTGGGAGAAAGTAGCCACAGAcgtgtttgattttaaaaacagacaGTATTTATTAATTGTGGACtattattcaaagttttttgAAGTTAGTATCCTGAACAATTTGACCAGTGATACAGTCATGATGAACATGAAGTCCATATTTGCACGACATGGCATTCCAGAAGTACTTGTATCTGACAATGCAAGATATTATACAAGTTCAAAATTCCAAGAATTCGCGAAATCGTGGGAATTTAAACATATAACGTCGAGTCCGAGATACCAACAAAGCAATGGATTAGCGGAAAGGACAGTGCAAACCGTTAAACAGCTACTAAAGAAAGCTGATTATGAAGGAAAAGATCCGTATATGAGTATTTTGAATTTCAGAAATACTCCGTTAGACAGTGACATGCCGTCGCCATCTCAACTATTGATGGGTCGCCGTTGTAAAACGAAATTACCTATAACGAAGAAGTTGTTGAGAACCGAAGTTCCGGAAAATGCAAagaaaacatttgttaaaaaacaaGAGAAACAGAAACTGTATTAtgataagaaaacaaaagaattatCAAAATTGAACGTTAATGACAATGTATATGTTCAAAGAGAAAAGCGTTGGGAACCAGCAGTCGTTGTTCAAAAAACAGACAATTCGCGTTCGTATATTGTTAAAACAGAAAATGACAAACTGTACAgaagaaatagaaaacatttgatggaaaacaaaaacaatgttgtaaTTGAAAATGACGATTTAGACACTGAGCCAATAGTGCAACCTAATACTGTACAAAACGAAGTCAATGATTATAACCGTACGCGTAGTGGACGAATG GAAGTGAAAACTAATCCCTATAATTATGATGCCTGGTTTGATTACCTGAGGTTGTTAGAGGCAGATGGAAATACAGAACAAATAAGAGAAACATATGAAAGAGCCACAGCAAATTTACCTCCATCTAAAGTGCGATTATGA